Genomic window (Saccharothrix australiensis):
CGCCGGGGCGACGAGGTGATCGCACAACGCAAGATGGTGGTGATCGACAGCTGCCACAGCGGTCCAGCGGTGGACCACCTCGGCCCGGACGGATCACTGCTCGACATCAAGGGGACTTTCGTCCTCGCGTTCCGCCGCTCGCGAAGATGGCACGCCATCGGTTGCCAGGGCCGGCTGTGGTGGAGGACGTGGGGATCACTCTCGGCGCCAGAAGACGGGGAAGCCGTCCTTCCCGGCCGGTGTCGTGGCGATGGAGCCCGGTTCGGCTTCGGTCAGCGTGTCCTTGCTGTCGAAGGCGCGCCACTTCTCCGGGTTCGCCCTGCTGATCGGCAGGCCGTCGACGGCCACGCCCTGGAACGAGACGTTGCCGAAGTCCGGGTAGTTGTGCGCGGGCGATTCGACCACGGCCTCCGCAGAACTCGGCCCCACCTCGATGTTGTCGTAGGTCTTCGAGAACTGCCAACCCTTCGTGGTGTTGCTGATGGTGATGACCCAGGTGGTGCGGCGGTCGTAGGACACGCTCGCGGTGATCCGGTCGTTCGTGTCGACCGCGTTGCGCACCTTGACGGGCGGGGACGGGGTGCCCTGGGGGCGGACGGCTTCGTAGAACGCGTAGTGGCGTGGACGGCCGTCAGGGGTCTTGCAGTCCGTCACGGTGCCGCCCTGGACCAGCCAGTCGTCCGTCGGGGTGCCGCCGCCGAGGCCGACCCACGCCGCGTAGAGGTCCTTGCTGTGCTTGCACGTCACGGGCGGCACGGTCCACTCCGCGTAGACGGAGCCGAAGAAGTGCGTCGGCCGGGAGTCGTTGCGGGCGACGTAGCCCGCCCAGATCCCGAAGTCGCGCGGGTCGATCGCGGCCCGGGCGGGCGGGGTGGTGAGCGTGGTGGCCAGGAGGGCGGCTGCCAAGGCGGTGGTCCGGCGCATCGGTCACCGCCGCCCGGACGTGGCGGCCCAGATCGCGCCGCCCGCATACGTCGCCGAATAGCCCAACAGCGCCGCCAACCCCTCGGCCGCCCCTCCGCACGCCGCGACGCCGTCCGCACCCGTGACGGCGGTGCACAACGCCCGGGAGCCGGCGGCGAAGGTCACGGTCCGGCCCGGCACGGGGCGGCCGGCGGTGGTGTCGGTGAGGGTCGCGGCCAGGCTCGGGCTGCCGCCGACCCGCACCGGGGCCACCGACAGCGCGGTCGGGTACGGGGTGGTGGGTGTGGCGAACAGCGACGCCGTCACCCGCGCGCCGGACGCCATGCGCGGGAACAGGTAGAGCAGGGCGGAGTCGGCCCCGGAACCGGTCCGCGTGCAGTCCGAAGCGGACGTGCTGACGTCGACCGTCGGATCGGTGCGGTAGGAGCCGAACGGCGCGCCCACCGCGCGTGGCCAGCAGACGTACTTCACCGACTCCGGCGGGGTCGGGGTCGGGGTGACGCGGGACGGCCCGGCGCCGGTGAAGCCGGTGGCCGTCGTCGGCGCGGCCGGGTCGCGGTCGTTGTCCGCCGCGGCGAAGCTGTTCGCCCCGGTGAACGTCGCCTCGGTGGTGACCGGAGTCGCGAACGGCCGGTAGCCGCCGCCCTCGGGCACCTGCTGCACGACCGGGCCGTCGTCCCGCCCGTTGGCCACGTCCCACAGGTACTGGACCTGGAAGGTGTCGGCGGTCTCGCCGTCGACGCCGGTGGTCACCTC
Coding sequences:
- a CDS encoding G1 family glutamic endopeptidase; the protein is MRRTTALAAALLATTLTTPPARAAIDPRDFGIWAGYVARNDSRPTHFFGSVYAEWTVPPVTCKHSKDLYAAWVGLGGGTPTDDWLVQGGTVTDCKTPDGRPRHYAFYEAVRPQGTPSPPVKVRNAVDTNDRITASVSYDRRTTWVITISNTTKGWQFSKTYDNIEVGPSSAEAVVESPAHNYPDFGNVSFQGVAVDGLPISRANPEKWRAFDSKDTLTEAEPGSIATTPAGKDGFPVFWRRE